The sequence below is a genomic window from Colias croceus chromosome 11, ilColCroc2.1.
actagcggtccgcccgtggtacatatttcgcaataaaaggtagcctatgttctttctcagggtctaaagattgtctgtgccaaatttcatcaaaatcggttgagaggtttaagcgggaaggcgtaacagacagatagagttactttcgcatttatgatattattagtagggattataattctgtaattataattttatataatattttctgtacaaaataataaaatgtacaaatggatataccaaaaattataaaagaaggtatttttattggtaCCTACAGATGTAGCATAGGCCATTGGTCGTATATCATCGTAATCAACTACTCATTCACGCTTACGTCATAGTAGGTGATGcagatgaaaattataaaaataaataaaggctAGTTCAAATTGCAATGCACGACATTACGTagttattgaatttataacgGTTTTTATTTCCCAACCTTTTTGGATGTATGACCGCAGATACAAATAGTAGCAggataaatagataatttattctATCAAGTTTAATTGAGTCAATTTCGTATTTTCCtgtatcaatatattattttgtataggaTAAAATagtcttatttaaaaaaaaaaaactgctttCGATCTCATCAAAAACACAAACTTCAACAAAAAAGAATTTCACAAATCATTCAATTTATTACTTGTATACGTAGtcacgtagtatattattattagtctgtgttATTACGTACTTTTCCTCATTGTGTCACATACTTTCaggacataataattaaaaatcaatcaataagattaaaaaaactaaacaatatttttatcttcacatttttttagttataaccTCTATAACCAtctaaaatttgaaattaactTTACTCATAAAAGCTTAGTTGAGGTCTGATTAACACATGTGATTTACGATCTCTTCGTTCATTTTGTGTATCTTTTTTTCTTCTCGAACATCTGTAAGGAGGATCCCACCACTTTTTGAAATTCTTATAAACCGATTTTGTTTCTACCAAAGTTTCATCAAACAATATGGAACAGAATCTGCAATAATCGTCTGTTTCGACTGATTCGTGTCTTTTGTGGTAGGAATAGTGATTCCgccatttaaaatattcggCGTATTTGTTTTGATCTTCTATTAACTCGTTCATTCTTTCTGCTAATCTTTTTGGACCTAATTCCCTTGCGTTGAGGTAAATACCATCAGGCATAAATCTGAAAATTATATCAGAATATGGAGTGTTTAACAAAATCATTATTCAATGATGGGCTcttattagtaaaaataaatgtagagCAATTGTTCAGGATAGGAACAGGATGTTTTATAGTCCTTTAATGtttcaaaatggataaatacaaaaaaatgcattttttaaCGTAAAAAtgcaagattaaaaaaaaaagtatcatATCAAAAAAGTATCACATATAGCGAAccctaattaaaaaaaatatgcaaagtgcatttactaaaataaatgaataccatacctacctactataattTGCTCCACCATACACTATTGGCACCGCAAGATTTCTCAAGGGATGCAACAATTTTTCAGTCACATAATCTTTCGCGAAGGAATTCTCGAAAGACAAATAAAAGAAGTATTCTCTTTCTATCATTTTGTCACATTCCTCTTCATTATCGCGGGAACATTTCAAATTACCACAATCACCATAAATATCTATCTTCAGATCGTATTTAGTTAGTTCAGCTGCTAAATCAAGAACGTAACTATTTCGTCTACTTCGTGATATACAGTTTGATACAAACCAAGCGGCtgctttagttttatttttcaatttatatccTAGTTCTTCACTAATAGGTGCCATTTCATCTAATTTCATCCAGTGCATGTCTGCTTTCGGACCAATAACATTGTTCTCAGCATCTCTTATAACCATATAACCCCATTGAGCGTCAGAATTCAATTTGTATGTCCAAGTCcaattaaaatagttattaaatCTGTTAGAACATACAGGATAGTTATCAGAGGATTCAATAGACGCGAAAACATATTTCTGATGAAGTGATCTTCTGTGAGGCAAGTAATTTCTTTCCATTTGTACAACTTCGGGCCCGGCAAAGACAACGACGTCGAAGTTAGTATAATCTCCAAGAAATGACCGATTACTTGTCACGTAACAGCTTGTTTTAGGACAGTTTCTATTAATGAAGCCTTCTTGTCCCTGACCCATGTATACGAAGGGTACATTTTCTGGTGATGTCcactgtaaaatatatttcatgtcAAGTTTTTCAGTAGCAGTTCTGTCTTCTGCATTCATAACTTTAAAGCTGTTAATTACATTAATAGTGCCCATTTTTAAATCgcgaatacaaaaatataaaaaggtaAGTGTGGATATTGAAAAACAAAAGCCGatcactttaaaaatgtaactaaTCTTCATTTTTACGAAGGTGCTAATATAAGTTGAGAACGCACGCGTTTTGATTCCATGTAAACGTTTTCACAACTGGTAAGAAAACAAACATCATAGCGGTATAGAATATGAGGAATGCTTTGAATGTAAAAGCCACGTTAGGCATTCCTACTGTTCATTGGTTCAAAAGATATGTGCTCAGTCAGCTATTATATCTTTGACCTCCTCTTTGGTATTGTGGTTAACGTGTTAATTTTGCATCTGAGAACACTTTAGTCACTTGGAAAggcttataaaatatagcaaTGAATCTATGAAGTAGAAcctttaagtaaataattatattaaatagtgaaatatctttatttattttacatcttttatttatatcaatccAGAGGtcatgggttcgattcccacccggggcaagtatttgtgtgatgaacatagatatttgctctgtgtatgtgtgttaattatctatataagtatttatttaaaattatattacatgtatgtatatcagccatctggtttccataacacaagcgaaagcttagtatgggatcagatcgtgccgtgtgtgaaaattgtcctgaaatattttgttctgaaacatacatttaaatcTCACTACCTGTTTTGTATATCCATCATCCATGTTTCTCtctgaaatatatattaaaccaacaaaaaaacattaacCCATACGTATTAGCATAAACTTAAcgtgaatttaatttaagtgtattaaaatttatgataaagGTGTGCTTCCCGAGATTTTATACGCGAAGTGCACTTGAGAATATTTGAAAAGGTGTGAAAAATGGAAGATATAATGTGAATTGGTAGAAGTGGGCGTGCTTATCACGCACACAGCGATCGGCCGATCAATAATTCAGTATCATATTGTTACAGTTAAAGCAGTTTCATACAATTTAGGGTACTGTTGCATTGTTCATGTATGTTTTCGTGTCAGAATAAGGCAGTTTTGGTACTTCCTCTTTTTTAAACACAGTTGTATAGAGTAAAATGTCGTGTTTTGGACAAGAGCTTAGGTATTCTTAAAcactattttaacaaaatttaaattgaagaCACATCTATAACAGTACTTGTAACGactagaaattaaaaaaggcctttgtaacaaaaaataaaagtaaggACATTTCAAAAAGAGAGAATAGTCGGTCTGGTAATGCCTTtacaatgttttataattaacactGCTCTTCCCAGCAGAACGAAGGCAACAGGGGTCCATTTTGACCTTTACCTTGAACTGTTAAGAGTGTCATggactaaaaaaaaatacatgtagGTAGAAAATTTACCTACTAATGGAGGCTTTGTCTTTCTTTTGTATGTGAAAGTGGTTTTTACATACTCTTGACATTTTCGTTAAGGCCAAGGTTAAAGGACAAGTCTTTTTTTAAAGGGGCTgtatcaatatattttgtgaaaaataagTAGATTAGTTTTATTCGAAGTTATtcagttaaattataatacgttTTAGTTGTCACAAAACAGTATTGATCAAAACACATTCCTTAATCCAAAGCCTGCAATAAAATACTATCAACCCGTAACACGAATTAAACAAAAACCAATAACGAACTGAAAACCTACGGAACAAATTGGGTATTGTTTTCATCAAATACGATGACAAAAGAATGATTCCATGCGCACTGTaagcgcttaccaacacaacGTGGTCTTGAAAAATCAATGTGATACATTTCAGTGAGATACCGCCCGGGTAAGGTACGTCCCTGACATCCTCAATCTTACTGAAAGGGGAGTTTTCGAACATACTGTGAAAAGATGACGGAGTAACGTTGAGTTTATAATGGATGGAGTATTGATTATGCTCAAATGATGCTTTATTTATGAGCTCCATTTTAGTGTACATAATGGTTAGGTGAATCGTGTTTGAGAGGTCGTAGCGTGGATTTCTGTTTCATGGTTGTTATCGTGGTTTATAGTTTACTGTGAATTGATTTCTTGATTGATGGATTGTATGATTGTATTTTCTACagtcaattatttattagatttatcGCTTATTCGCAGAAATTCAAagcacaaaatataatgttttattaatcatttaaataaaaataagacaGCATCATTTACTTAAATGTTTCCAATTTTTGATTTATCTTATCAATTTAAAGTAGCATCGACGAGTAGTTTTTACTctttataggtacaattatgATATCCCAATACAAAACTGATTCTAACATTTGACCATAATGTACTATGAAACAAGTGGAAATCCATGTGCACATAATCATATATCTTCAATATTAAGCATAACATCGTTTTGCCCTCattgaataatatatatttaatgccTGGAGATACGTCCTTGACCTACCTGTTGCTCTGGCCGGGACAGCGGACGATTTATTATTTCGATCCTAACATTTCTTCGTCATTTCATTTTGgccatttcattatttaatctgtgagGTTTTTTCCATTGAAT
It includes:
- the LOC123695656 gene encoding alpha-(1,3)-fucosyltransferase C-like; protein product: MGQGQEGFINRNCPKTSCYVTSNRSFLGDYTNFDVVVFAGPEVVQMERNYLPHRRSLHQKYVFASIESSDNYPVCSNRFNNYFNWTWTYKLNSDAQWGYMVIRDAENNVIGPKADMHWMKLDEMAPISEELGYKLKNKTKAAAWFVSNCISRSRRNSYVLDLAAELTKYDLKIDIYGDCGNLKCSRDNEEECDKMIEREYFFYLSFENSFAKDYVTEKLLHPLRNLAVPIVYGGANYSRFMPDGIYLNARELGPKRLAERMNELIEDQNKYAEYFKWRNHYSYHKRHESVETDDYCRFCSILFDETLVETKSVYKNFKKWWDPPYRCSRRKKDTQNERRDRKSHVLIRPQLSFYE